The following coding sequences lie in one Alicyclobacillus curvatus genomic window:
- a CDS encoding glycerol-3-phosphate responsive antiterminator codes for MYSVSQKVIPAARSLKDFEQLMETEMEYVVMLQIHLSQAKHVTSLAKKSGVKVLLHADLIQGLRADEHGAQFLCQEVRPHGLISTHAQVVATAKKRGLLAVQRIFLLDSQSLETSYRVVQSVKPDWIEVLPGVLTDVIREVANNTQTPVLAGGFIRTTDDVDRALRAGAMAVTSSDKALWSYGSA; via the coding sequence ATGTATTCCGTTTCGCAAAAGGTGATTCCCGCTGCTCGCAGTCTAAAGGATTTTGAGCAACTGATGGAGACCGAAATGGAGTATGTGGTGATGCTTCAAATCCACCTTTCTCAGGCCAAGCACGTGACAAGTCTTGCGAAGAAGAGTGGCGTGAAGGTGCTGTTGCACGCCGATTTGATTCAGGGGTTGCGCGCAGATGAGCATGGCGCTCAATTCCTTTGCCAGGAGGTCCGTCCTCACGGTCTCATTTCTACCCATGCACAAGTGGTTGCAACAGCAAAAAAACGTGGCTTGCTCGCGGTTCAGCGCATCTTCTTGCTTGACAGCCAGTCGCTTGAAACCAGTTATCGAGTTGTACAATCGGTTAAACCAGACTGGATTGAAGTCCTGCCTGGAGTGCTCACAGATGTCATTCGTGAAGTGGCAAACAACACACAGACGCCAGTCTTGGCAGGTGGATTTATTCGGACGACGGACGATGTGGACCGTGCCCTTAGAGCCGGAGCAATGGCTGTAACCAGCTCTGACAAGGCCCTTTGGAGCTACGGCAGTGCCTAG